A part of Thermofilaceae archaeon genomic DNA contains:
- a CDS encoding PIN domain-containing protein, whose protein sequence is MRRRKRVESSRRYVVDTSVLLECILEASPYRGRVEELLALAPRAIEIYLTPLTVAELLYTASKIYTAAGVEDANAEARNFVKWALARARVVDADVSTSLRAGELRKQFRIALPDCYAIAAAERLGAVALFLKPEREMLPKLDELRKLPLAFLAELADQFESA, encoded by the coding sequence TTGAGGAGGAGAAAGCGCGTAGAATCCTCGAGGAGGTACGTAGTCGACACTAGCGTGCTCCTGGAGTGCATCCTCGAGGCGTCGCCGTACAGGGGGCGTGTGGAAGAGCTTCTCGCGCTCGCGCCAAGGGCGATTGAGATCTACTTGACGCCATTAACCGTGGCCGAGCTACTGTACACAGCTTCAAAGATCTACACGGCTGCAGGCGTGGAAGACGCCAACGCCGAAGCCCGTAACTTCGTCAAATGGGCTTTAGCGCGCGCTAGGGTGGTCGACGCGGATGTAAGCACTTCACTGAGAGCAGGGGAGCTGAGGAAGCAGTTCAGGATCGCCCTGCCCGACTGCTACGCAATAGCGGCGGCTGAGAGGCTCGGTGCAGTGGCCCTGTTCTTAAAGCCGGAGAGGGAGATGCTACCCAAGCTCGATGAACTAAGGAAGCTGCCCCTCGCCTTCCTCGCGGAGCTTGCCGACCAGTTCGAGTCTGCGTGA
- a CDS encoding GNAT family N-acetyltransferase: MGKAGGKPAAELLLRPARRSDYKAIFEIHLQSLEGLDEEDLEWFKALLSVRSRRRKVLVAEYDGQVVGFAIAYRYRRLAYIDSIAVKPECRSMGVGSRLLAYLEDELRRDGAEVVALSVKDSNKRALDFYLRNGYQLKGIVLIMSAPVEALPARASDTFTLKRRQAGVLRSSRFKPSTWWSSLTEPVDRLVYRRYPVEEALLAYKGRRLRGVAEFSLDDELYVDYMALSSYSALEALKALLVGLRQVGLEQGARAVVIPIDASKRLLVENLLANGLRTVGTEYLSVKELV, translated from the coding sequence ATAGGTAAAGCGGGCGGCAAGCCCGCGGCTGAGCTACTGCTGCGCCCTGCCCGGCGCAGCGACTACAAGGCGATCTTCGAGATCCACCTCCAATCGCTGGAGGGGCTGGACGAGGAGGACCTTGAGTGGTTCAAGGCTCTGCTGAGCGTGAGATCCCGGAGGAGGAAGGTTCTGGTCGCGGAGTACGACGGGCAAGTGGTGGGCTTCGCCATCGCCTACCGCTACAGGAGGCTCGCCTACATCGACAGCATCGCTGTGAAGCCCGAGTGCAGGAGCATGGGGGTGGGGAGCAGGCTCCTAGCTTACCTGGAGGACGAGCTGAGGCGCGATGGGGCTGAAGTTGTCGCTCTGAGCGTGAAGGACAGCAACAAGCGCGCCCTCGACTTCTACCTTCGCAACGGTTACCAGCTGAAGGGCATCGTGCTCATAATGTCCGCGCCGGTAGAAGCCCTCCCAGCCCGGGCTTCCGACACTTTCACCCTTAAGCGCCGGCAGGCGGGGGTGCTCCGCAGCTCCAGGTTCAAACCGTCAACCTGGTGGAGCTCACTCACCGAGCCGGTGGATCGCCTAGTCTACAGGAGGTACCCGGTGGAGGAAGCCCTGTTAGCGTACAAGGGGAGGAGGTTGAGGGGCGTGGCCGAGTTCTCGCTGGACGACGAGCTCTACGTCGATTACATGGCCCTATCCTCCTATTCGGCCTTGGAGGCCCTCAAGGCTCTACTAGTGGGGCTCAGGCAGGTCGGCTTGGAGCAGGGGGCTAGGGCTGTCGTCATACCCATTGACGCATCAAAGAGGTTGCTCGTCGAGAACCTGCTCGCAAACGGTCTCCGGACAGTTGGGACCGAGTACTTGAGCGTCAAGGAGCTCGTTTAG
- a CDS encoding ABC transporter ATP-binding protein has translation MDAAIKAVELRKTFVTREGGMLFRGRRRIVEALKGVSFEVRRGEIFGLLGPNGAGKTTTIKILSTLLLPDSGEAWVGGFHVVKEAPRVREVIGVSLYSDRGFYWKLTGRENLLYFARLYHMDEKHARRRISQLLELLDLSADADRLVEEYSTGMKSKLNIARALLHDPPILFLDEPTIGLDPNSG, from the coding sequence GTGGACGCTGCTATCAAAGCCGTTGAACTCCGCAAAACCTTCGTCACAAGAGAGGGGGGAATGCTCTTCCGCGGGAGGAGGAGGATCGTTGAAGCGCTCAAGGGGGTCTCCTTCGAGGTCAGGAGGGGGGAGATCTTCGGGCTACTGGGCCCAAACGGGGCTGGAAAAACAACGACGATAAAGATACTGAGCACGCTCCTGCTGCCCGACTCGGGTGAAGCGTGGGTTGGGGGCTTCCACGTGGTGAAGGAAGCTCCAAGGGTTAGGGAGGTGATAGGGGTCAGCCTCTACAGCGATAGGGGTTTCTACTGGAAGCTGACGGGCCGGGAGAACCTCCTCTACTTCGCCCGCCTGTACCACATGGATGAAAAGCACGCGAGGCGCAGGATAAGCCAGCTTCTCGAGCTCCTCGACTTAAGCGCGGACGCGGATAGGCTGGTTGAGGAGTACAGCACGGGGATGAAGTCGAAGCTCAACATCGCGAGGGCCTTGCTGCACGACCCTCCGATCCTCTTCCTTGATGAACCAACGATAGGGCTCGACCCCAACTCGGGCTAA
- a CDS encoding AbrB/MazE/SpoVT family DNA-binding domain-containing protein, which produces MQFVLKVGKKGVVVFPKALREEAGIREGGEVIAEVRDGAVIIKPLKPKVVNVDSRLVEKLLREEWELEEEKARRILEEVRSRH; this is translated from the coding sequence GTGCAGTTCGTGCTCAAAGTGGGGAAAAAGGGGGTTGTAGTCTTCCCTAAGGCGTTGAGGGAGGAAGCCGGGATCCGCGAAGGTGGAGAAGTGATCGCGGAGGTCAGGGATGGTGCCGTCATCATCAAGCCGCTCAAGCCGAAGGTTGTGAACGTGGATTCACGGCTCGTTGAGAAGCTGTTGAGGGAGGAGTGGGAGCTTGAGGAGGAGAAAGCGCGTAGAATCCTCGAGGAGGTACGTAGTCGACACTAG
- a CDS encoding glycoside hydrolase family 2 TIM barrel-domain containing protein → MLLLALLLIALLASPAMVYSRPLAPPTLQLVEVDGVLVPLQNGVVYPTFAFQPSRRYIDLGGEWEILYDEEGGEAMFGGVRLSLAPRTGEVLQLLEQQMRTALARSGWMRTRVPSCNNARGSAREGYQGVAWYRRVFEVAGGQLEGRARVFLVFHGVNYVADVWLNGVYLGYHEGGFTPFLFDATRALKPGLNELVVRVDNVPWDSPDSRFLSVPYAKCDWWNYGGIYREVYIEIVNSTYIARLDLIAEKGAGWTLRARATIVSDGARRATLKLALYPANAAGRLEWSPALVADRSAPLVELAREVELRTGISVFEVRLDGLEVSEWSTENPRLYVVGAQLVVDGLVVDELYDQFGFRTVGISGGRITINGEPVFLRGVARHEDHPAYGRSIPPELIYGDLVIVKEVGANFLRTAHYPNHPLTYVYADRLGLLVWEEIPVYWFDCAGFRVVMERGVAEQMLLEMIFRDFNRPSIIIWSFANECACREERVAYLRRMRELAKRIDPTRLLTQAVRWDPTDDTSLRAGLDVLAVNMYFGVFYGRIEDLEGAIQELRRRYPSLPLLISEFGYWSGGGVGEAGQLEYFIKAWRIIRSRAGELAGAVWWTIFDYDSMIVFNTFGALDWHRTHRKLLYQGLREAYHAPLEPEARGQWAPQLFAALIAASLLALVAARRFRKASEKGIAQNPRGSGA, encoded by the coding sequence GTGCTGCTGCTCGCTCTCCTGCTGATCGCTCTGCTGGCGTCACCCGCGATGGTTTACTCCCGCCCGCTGGCTCCACCAACCCTTCAGCTGGTGGAGGTAGACGGGGTGCTCGTGCCCTTGCAGAACGGTGTCGTTTACCCGACCTTCGCTTTCCAGCCCTCCCGCAGGTACATCGATCTGGGGGGCGAGTGGGAGATCCTCTACGATGAGGAGGGGGGTGAGGCGATGTTCGGCGGTGTAAGGCTCTCGCTGGCGCCGAGAACGGGTGAGGTGCTTCAGCTGCTCGAGCAGCAGATGAGGACGGCCCTGGCTAGGAGCGGCTGGATGAGAACGCGAGTCCCCTCGTGCAATAACGCGAGGGGCTCCGCAAGGGAGGGGTACCAGGGGGTTGCATGGTACCGGAGGGTCTTCGAAGTCGCCGGCGGTCAGCTGGAGGGGCGCGCGAGGGTATTCCTGGTCTTCCACGGGGTCAACTACGTGGCCGACGTGTGGCTGAACGGCGTGTATCTAGGCTACCACGAGGGCGGCTTCACGCCCTTCCTGTTCGATGCTACACGCGCGCTTAAGCCCGGGTTGAACGAGCTCGTCGTCCGGGTCGATAACGTGCCCTGGGACTCTCCTGACTCTCGCTTCCTCTCGGTCCCCTACGCGAAGTGCGACTGGTGGAACTACGGTGGCATCTACCGGGAGGTCTACATAGAGATCGTGAACTCCACGTACATCGCACGGCTCGATCTGATAGCTGAGAAAGGTGCGGGTTGGACTCTCAGGGCCCGGGCCACGATCGTGAGCGACGGAGCCCGTAGGGCAACGCTCAAGCTCGCGCTCTACCCGGCCAACGCGGCGGGGCGGCTCGAGTGGAGCCCAGCCCTCGTGGCCGATCGCTCAGCACCGCTGGTTGAACTAGCCCGGGAGGTCGAGCTGCGGACAGGGATCAGCGTTTTCGAAGTCCGCCTGGACGGCCTAGAGGTCTCTGAGTGGAGCACCGAGAACCCCCGCCTCTACGTCGTGGGCGCCCAATTGGTTGTAGACGGCTTGGTTGTGGACGAGCTCTACGATCAGTTCGGCTTTAGAACAGTCGGTATCAGTGGGGGTAGGATCACGATCAACGGGGAACCCGTTTTCCTGAGGGGTGTGGCCAGGCACGAGGACCACCCTGCCTACGGAAGATCAATACCACCAGAGCTGATCTACGGGGACCTCGTCATCGTGAAGGAGGTTGGAGCGAACTTCCTTAGGACAGCCCACTACCCGAACCACCCGCTCACCTACGTGTACGCGGATCGGCTTGGCCTCCTGGTCTGGGAGGAGATACCGGTCTACTGGTTCGACTGCGCGGGCTTCCGGGTAGTAATGGAGAGGGGTGTTGCGGAGCAGATGCTGCTGGAGATGATCTTCAGAGACTTCAACCGACCCTCGATCATCATCTGGAGCTTCGCGAACGAGTGCGCCTGCAGAGAGGAGCGCGTCGCCTACCTGAGGAGGATGAGGGAGCTGGCGAAGAGGATCGATCCCACTCGGCTCCTCACCCAGGCGGTGCGGTGGGACCCGACAGACGACACCTCGCTGAGAGCCGGGCTCGACGTGCTGGCAGTCAACATGTACTTCGGCGTTTTCTACGGGAGGATCGAGGACCTGGAGGGGGCGATACAGGAGCTTCGGAGGAGGTACCCAAGCCTTCCCCTCTTAATCAGCGAGTTCGGCTACTGGTCCGGAGGCGGCGTGGGCGAGGCTGGGCAGTTGGAGTACTTCATAAAGGCATGGAGGATTATCAGGTCGAGGGCCGGGGAACTGGCTGGCGCCGTCTGGTGGACCATCTTCGACTACGACAGCATGATCGTGTTCAACACGTTCGGCGCGCTCGACTGGCACCGTACCCACCGCAAGCTGCTGTACCAGGGGCTTCGAGAGGCCTACCACGCTCCTCTCGAGCCGGAAGCTCGAGGGCAATGGGCTCCGCAGCTCTTCGCCGCGCTGATCGCAGCCTCCCTACTTGCTCTCGTTGCCGCCCGCAGGTTTCGTAAAGCATCTGAAAAAGGCATCGCTCAGAATCCCCGCGGCTCCGGTGCGTAA
- a CDS encoding tRNA uridine(34) 5-carboxymethylaminomethyl modification radical SAM/GNAT enzyme Elp3, which produces MGLFHSIERDVPSRPRGLKLFKGVRKPTRMLSGVTVVALMTQPYPCPHGRCLYCPGGPLVGTPQSYVKSSPAVARALRVNYHPYEQVRLRLRQYIAMGHKPSKVELIVMGGTFPAMPLDYQEWFIAQALEALNRFPEAAPGGWVYLEDAMRRNETAAIRCVALTLETRPDYCREEHVDLFLHLGATRVELGVQTIYDEVLERVRRGHGVRETVEATRLLKDAAYKVTYHMMLGLPGSDPDGDFEAFREIYSNPDFMPDAVKIYPTLVVPSSDLYELWRRGEYQPYDLETLVELLARIKSITPPWVRIIRVQRDVPLSEVAAGPPVGNLREVVWDYMMKHGLKCRCIRCREVGRFALRTGEVPSIEDAKLVRRRYEASGGVEEFISFEDPSRDVLFGFVRLRIPSERPSRWEIDNRTALIRELHVYGPEVPIGEEGGWWQHRGLGRRLMAAAEEVAANEYGARRMIVISAVGAREYYRKLGYRVLPGSFYMHKALS; this is translated from the coding sequence ATGGGGCTCTTCCACTCGATAGAGCGGGATGTGCCTTCGAGGCCTCGCGGGTTGAAGCTGTTCAAGGGTGTGCGTAAGCCAACGCGAATGCTCTCGGGGGTTACGGTAGTTGCTCTCATGACGCAACCTTACCCCTGCCCGCACGGCCGCTGCCTCTACTGTCCGGGCGGCCCCTTGGTTGGGACCCCGCAGAGCTACGTCAAGAGCTCGCCGGCCGTGGCTAGAGCTCTGCGCGTGAACTACCACCCGTACGAGCAAGTGCGGCTCCGCCTCAGGCAGTACATAGCGATGGGCCACAAGCCGAGCAAGGTGGAGCTGATCGTGATGGGCGGCACGTTCCCCGCGATGCCGCTCGACTACCAGGAGTGGTTCATCGCGCAGGCGCTCGAAGCCTTGAACAGGTTCCCTGAAGCCGCGCCCGGAGGCTGGGTCTACCTCGAGGATGCGATGAGGAGGAACGAGACCGCTGCGATCAGGTGCGTGGCGCTCACGCTCGAGACGAGGCCCGACTACTGCAGAGAGGAGCACGTCGACCTCTTCCTCCACCTAGGTGCAACGCGGGTGGAGCTCGGGGTCCAAACGATCTACGACGAAGTGCTTGAGCGCGTGCGGAGGGGGCACGGCGTCAGAGAGACCGTGGAGGCGACGCGACTCCTGAAGGATGCGGCCTACAAGGTCACGTACCACATGATGCTCGGCCTCCCCGGCTCCGACCCAGATGGGGATTTCGAGGCGTTCAGGGAGATCTACAGCAACCCCGACTTCATGCCGGACGCCGTAAAGATCTACCCTACGCTCGTCGTGCCCAGCTCGGACCTCTACGAGCTTTGGAGGAGGGGCGAGTACCAGCCCTACGATCTGGAGACCCTCGTGGAGCTGCTCGCGCGGATCAAGTCGATCACCCCACCGTGGGTCAGGATCATCAGGGTTCAGCGCGACGTGCCGTTGAGCGAGGTTGCCGCGGGGCCACCCGTGGGCAACTTGCGCGAGGTCGTCTGGGACTACATGATGAAGCACGGGTTGAAGTGCAGGTGCATCAGGTGCCGCGAGGTGGGCAGATTCGCGCTGAGGACAGGCGAGGTGCCCAGCATTGAAGATGCGAAGCTGGTGAGGAGGCGGTACGAGGCCAGCGGGGGCGTGGAGGAGTTCATCTCTTTTGAGGACCCTTCGAGGGACGTCCTCTTCGGTTTTGTGAGGCTGCGGATCCCCAGCGAGAGGCCCAGCAGGTGGGAGATCGACAACCGCACTGCGCTCATCAGGGAGCTGCACGTGTACGGGCCCGAGGTTCCGATCGGCGAGGAAGGGGGATGGTGGCAGCACAGGGGGTTGGGGAGGAGGCTCATGGCTGCCGCGGAGGAGGTGGCCGCTAACGAGTACGGTGCGAGGAGAATGATCGTCATCTCGGCCGTCGGCGCTCGCGAGTACTACAGGAAGCTGGGCTACCGCGTGCTTCCCGGCTCCTTCTACATGCACAAAGCGCTGAGCTAG
- a CDS encoding DUF1611 domain-containing protein — translation MDERPKAVILAEGFYATTDAKTAHGLVRRSERYRIVGVIDSRLAGLDAGEVLDGKRRGIRIYASLEEALGEHPDVRYLIIGVATTGGVLPPGYRETVKAALKRGISVVSGLHEFLSDDPELAQIARSTGAEIIDVRKLFYGMRIHYSGRIREVKALKIVVAGTDSAVGKRTTAWMIADELNGRGVKTVFIGTGQTAWMQGAKYAFVLDSLINDFIPGVLEDVVWRAYVEERPKAIVVPGQGSPLHPVFPGTFEILNLLKPEVTILQHAPSRKHFDGFPEYPMPPLEDYLKLLEILTGRSVFAITLNTEGLTREEALAIRAELEMKYGIPTVVPLEEGVGRIVDLILERFPQLKG, via the coding sequence GTGGATGAACGGCCGAAAGCTGTCATACTAGCGGAGGGCTTTTACGCGACCACCGACGCCAAGACTGCCCACGGCCTAGTGAGGAGGAGCGAGCGCTACAGGATCGTCGGCGTCATCGATAGCAGGCTCGCCGGCCTGGACGCTGGGGAGGTTCTCGACGGAAAGAGGCGGGGCATCAGGATCTACGCGTCGCTCGAGGAGGCGCTAGGGGAACACCCCGACGTGAGGTACCTGATAATCGGTGTTGCAACCACGGGGGGAGTACTACCTCCGGGCTACAGGGAGACGGTGAAAGCGGCGCTCAAGAGAGGGATCAGCGTCGTCTCCGGCCTCCACGAGTTCCTCAGCGACGACCCTGAGCTTGCTCAGATCGCTCGCTCCACAGGCGCGGAGATCATAGACGTCCGCAAGCTCTTCTACGGCATGCGCATCCACTACAGCGGTAGGATAAGGGAGGTGAAGGCGCTGAAGATCGTGGTGGCGGGGACGGACTCCGCCGTGGGTAAGCGGACGACCGCCTGGATGATCGCTGACGAGCTGAACGGGCGCGGCGTTAAAACGGTCTTCATCGGGACGGGGCAGACCGCGTGGATGCAGGGGGCCAAGTACGCCTTCGTCCTGGACAGCCTGATCAACGACTTCATTCCGGGAGTCCTCGAAGACGTCGTCTGGAGGGCGTACGTTGAGGAGCGCCCAAAGGCTATCGTCGTGCCTGGCCAGGGCTCACCCCTCCACCCGGTTTTCCCCGGAACCTTCGAGATCCTCAACCTGCTGAAGCCAGAGGTAACGATCCTGCAGCACGCGCCCTCCAGGAAGCACTTTGACGGCTTCCCCGAGTATCCCATGCCCCCGCTGGAAGACTACCTCAAGCTGCTGGAGATCCTCACCGGGAGGAGCGTCTTCGCGATCACGCTGAACACAGAGGGTTTGACGAGGGAGGAGGCCCTAGCTATCAGGGCGGAGCTCGAGATGAAGTACGGCATACCAACCGTCGTGCCCCTGGAGGAGGGGGTTGGCAGGATTGTGGACTTGATCCTGGAGAGGTTCCCTCAGCTGAAGGGTTAG
- a CDS encoding pyridoxal-phosphate dependent enzyme codes for MTEEDSSSKLVERSTPLIRSRVLARFLGFDGKPLYFKWEGANPTGTHKDRAAVAHVLSALEKGMEVVTVGTCGNYGVALAYYARQFGLSAVIYVPEGYENSRIDEMRRLGAEVVLVEGGYEEAVEASVRAAASNGWYDANPGSVNNELSLEAYSSIASEIVRQLGDAPYAVAVPVGNGTTLAGLYRGFLRMYREGYATGIPRLIAATTSHANQLALIWRRKATLDEPVQVRETWINEPLAAAKALDAAEALEALRSTRGTVYTFSDEEMLEAAILMRALERLPALPASASSLLALNKLKSEELEGPVVAVVTGRWMNGRKLSY; via the coding sequence GTGACCGAGGAGGATTCGTCGAGTAAACTGGTCGAGCGATCAACACCCTTAATTAGGAGCAGAGTTCTCGCCCGCTTCCTCGGCTTCGACGGGAAGCCCCTCTACTTCAAGTGGGAGGGCGCGAACCCAACCGGTACGCATAAGGATAGAGCGGCTGTCGCTCACGTGCTCTCAGCGCTCGAGAAGGGGATGGAGGTTGTGACGGTCGGCACCTGCGGGAACTACGGCGTGGCTCTCGCATACTACGCGCGTCAGTTCGGCCTATCAGCGGTGATTTACGTACCGGAGGGCTACGAGAACAGCAGGATCGATGAGATGAGAAGGCTGGGGGCAGAGGTTGTGCTCGTCGAGGGGGGCTACGAGGAGGCGGTTGAAGCGAGCGTTAGGGCGGCAGCGAGTAACGGGTGGTACGACGCGAACCCTGGTAGCGTCAACAACGAACTGAGCCTCGAAGCCTACTCGAGCATCGCGAGCGAAATCGTGAGGCAGTTGGGCGACGCGCCTTACGCCGTTGCGGTCCCGGTGGGCAACGGGACGACGCTCGCCGGCCTCTACAGGGGTTTCCTAAGGATGTACAGGGAGGGCTACGCGACCGGCATCCCACGGCTCATCGCCGCAACCACCTCTCACGCCAACCAGCTCGCGCTGATCTGGAGGAGGAAGGCTACCCTGGATGAGCCGGTTCAAGTAAGGGAGACGTGGATCAACGAGCCACTCGCGGCGGCCAAAGCCCTCGACGCAGCGGAAGCCCTTGAGGCTCTCCGCTCCACGAGGGGCACGGTCTACACGTTCAGTGACGAGGAGATGCTGGAAGCAGCCATACTGATGAGAGCCCTCGAGAGGCTCCCCGCGCTCCCAGCCTCCGCCTCGTCCCTGCTTGCTCTTAACAAGTTGAAAAGCGAGGAGCTCGAGGGACCGGTAGTGGCTGTGGTGACCGGAAGGTGGATGAACGGCCGAAAGCTGTCATACTAG
- a CDS encoding DegT/DnrJ/EryC1/StrS family aminotransferase, whose amino-acid sequence MRKKKWPTWPVWGDRELEMLRRVLESGYWGGGVGESGPWERELEERFARLHGCRYGIAVSSGSAALHVAYLAAGVKPGDEVIVPALTFSATGSAALMAGATVVIVDVDPETLCLDAGEVERALTENAKVIVPVYNYGSAPDMDALRKLADEHGVYLIEDCARGHGFQWRGQPVGSIGDMGCFSFQQSKFLTAGEGGMITTNSEELAERCYALKDCGRVRNWAFAEGGRYWLNWFNYRMTQFQAALLLAQLDRFEEQLRKRQENSEYLSKRLSEIEGVEPVKVDPRLTRHQPWPYAFKYTPEAFGGAGIGRFVEALRAEGIPASRIDHPPLYETLAHGPFGRIVRRGKYPAAREAVERVVTLPQHIFLAEREDMDDIVEAVLKIKRHSGEL is encoded by the coding sequence GTGAGGAAGAAGAAGTGGCCCACGTGGCCCGTATGGGGCGATCGGGAGCTCGAGATGCTGAGGAGGGTTCTCGAAAGCGGGTACTGGGGAGGCGGGGTCGGCGAGAGCGGCCCCTGGGAGCGCGAGCTGGAGGAGAGGTTCGCCAGGCTGCACGGCTGCCGCTACGGTATAGCGGTTTCCAGCGGCAGCGCGGCGTTGCACGTCGCGTACCTGGCCGCGGGGGTGAAGCCGGGGGACGAGGTGATCGTCCCGGCTCTCACGTTTTCGGCGACGGGGAGCGCCGCGCTAATGGCTGGTGCAACCGTCGTGATCGTGGACGTCGATCCGGAGACGCTGTGCTTGGACGCGGGGGAGGTTGAGAGAGCGCTCACGGAGAACGCGAAGGTCATTGTGCCGGTGTACAACTACGGTTCAGCCCCTGACATGGATGCGCTGCGGAAGCTAGCCGATGAGCACGGCGTCTACCTGATCGAGGACTGCGCGAGGGGGCACGGCTTCCAGTGGCGCGGGCAGCCTGTGGGGTCGATCGGCGATATGGGCTGCTTCAGCTTCCAGCAGAGCAAGTTCCTAACCGCCGGGGAGGGCGGCATGATCACGACGAACAGCGAGGAGCTGGCGGAGAGGTGCTACGCGCTCAAGGATTGCGGGAGGGTGCGGAACTGGGCTTTCGCGGAGGGGGGTAGGTACTGGCTGAACTGGTTCAACTACCGGATGACGCAGTTCCAGGCGGCCCTCCTCCTCGCGCAGTTGGACAGGTTTGAGGAGCAGCTGAGGAAGAGGCAGGAGAACAGCGAGTACCTATCGAAGCGGCTGAGCGAGATCGAGGGCGTAGAGCCAGTGAAGGTTGATCCGAGGTTGACGAGGCACCAGCCGTGGCCCTACGCGTTCAAGTACACGCCGGAAGCTTTCGGAGGGGCTGGCATCGGAAGGTTTGTTGAAGCGCTGAGGGCAGAGGGCATCCCCGCATCCAGGATCGATCACCCCCCGCTCTACGAGACGCTGGCCCACGGCCCCTTCGGGAGGATCGTGAGGAGGGGGAAGTACCCGGCGGCTAGGGAGGCCGTGGAGCGCGTTGTCACGCTGCCTCAGCACATCTTCCTGGCCGAGAGGGAGGACATGGACGATATCGTCGAGGCGGTCTTGAAGATCAAGAGGCACAGTGGCGAGCTGTGA
- a CDS encoding class I SAM-dependent methyltransferase, producing the protein MELDDFTKVHVVEPFDRASETYDRGRMGWYRGILSLLGGRASPPLLDAGCGTGYVACRLAERGLDTLVCLDVSRGMLKVVQRRARKWRVDASIHPVRGTVTMLPFRSNAFSTVLAAAVVHHVYSRERRVEAIRELKRVCRGFLLLTVWSALSPGNLLTVIAAGSKDVLLKRGGTARYYHLYTRWELARDLRAAGCEGFRLYAWDYKPVLLKRNLVVELECSD; encoded by the coding sequence ATGGAGCTCGACGATTTCACGAAGGTGCACGTAGTCGAACCCTTCGACAGAGCCTCCGAGACCTACGATAGGGGGAGGATGGGCTGGTACAGGGGGATCCTCAGCCTGCTGGGCGGCAGAGCTTCGCCCCCACTCCTCGACGCCGGCTGCGGGACCGGCTACGTGGCTTGCAGGCTGGCTGAGCGTGGCCTCGATACGCTGGTTTGCCTCGACGTTAGCCGTGGGATGCTCAAGGTAGTCCAGCGGAGGGCGCGCAAGTGGCGCGTTGACGCCAGCATCCACCCGGTGCGCGGCACAGTAACCATGCTACCCTTCCGCAGCAACGCTTTCTCAACGGTTCTAGCGGCCGCCGTCGTCCACCACGTGTACAGTAGGGAACGTAGAGTGGAGGCGATCAGGGAGCTCAAGAGGGTGTGCAGAGGCTTCCTCCTCCTCACCGTGTGGAGCGCCCTAAGCCCCGGGAACCTCCTCACAGTTATTGCGGCGGGGTCGAAGGACGTGCTCCTCAAGAGGGGTGGGACGGCGCGGTACTACCACCTGTACACGCGCTGGGAGCTGGCTCGTGACCTCCGCGCGGCCGGTTGCGAGGGCTTCAGGCTGTACGCTTGGGACTACAAGCCGGTGCTGCTGAAGAGGAACCTAGTTGTGGAGCTCGAGTGCAGCGATTGA